The following proteins are encoded in a genomic region of Iodidimonas sp. SYSU 1G8:
- a CDS encoding glutathione S-transferase family protein encodes MRLFHLWLSPFSRKVRIALAELGLEAKLVIEPVWERRDAFLALNPAGTVPVLVENDGTVIADSAAICEYLNETVLTRSLYGRDAITRAEVRRLVAWFDQKFHREVTDNLVTEKVMKRFMKMGTPNSSAIRAGLHNIGYHMQYIAYLTERRRWLGGDEFSLADIAAAAHLSCVDYLDNVPWDAHPEAKDWYVRVKSRPSFRAVLADRIPGLAPPPHYDNLDF; translated from the coding sequence ATGCGTCTCTTCCATCTCTGGCTATCCCCTTTCTCCCGCAAGGTTCGAATCGCGCTGGCGGAGCTGGGCTTGGAAGCGAAACTGGTCATCGAACCGGTATGGGAGCGCCGCGACGCGTTCCTGGCGCTGAACCCGGCCGGAACCGTGCCCGTTCTCGTCGAGAACGACGGCACCGTCATTGCCGACAGCGCGGCCATCTGCGAGTACCTGAATGAAACCGTCCTCACCCGGTCGCTTTATGGCCGGGATGCCATCACGCGGGCCGAAGTACGGCGGCTCGTCGCCTGGTTCGACCAGAAGTTTCACCGTGAGGTGACCGATAATCTGGTGACCGAGAAGGTCATGAAGCGCTTCATGAAGATGGGCACGCCCAATTCCAGCGCGATCCGCGCCGGCCTGCACAACATCGGCTACCACATGCAATATATCGCCTACCTGACCGAGCGGCGCCGCTGGCTGGGGGGCGACGAATTCTCGCTGGCCGACATCGCCGCCGCGGCGCATCTTTCCTGCGTCGATTACCTCGACAACGTGCCTTGGGACGCGCACCCGGAGGCGAAGGACTGGTATGTCCGGGTCAAGTCCCGGCCAAGCTTCCGTGCCGTGCTCGCGGACCGCATTCCGGGGCTGGCGCCGCCGCCGCACTATGACAATCTCGACTTCTAG
- a CDS encoding complex I NDUFA9 subunit family protein — MTRDLVTVIGGSGFIGRYVVRLLAQQHVRIRVAVRHPNQGLFLKPMGSVGQIQLTAANVRHPDSIARAVDGAGVVINLPGILYESGHQDFESVQAEGPGVVARAAAAAGVGRLVHVSAIGADADSESDYARTKAQGEYALRAAFPSATILRPSIVFGPEDDFFNRFAAMTRMPMPLPLIGGGKTRFQPVYVCDVAQAIVIAALEGKGLGETFELGGPRVYSFREILELVLAQTHRDKMMMPLPFGLAKIIGGLCQTLFALSPWNPPLTIDQVELLKHDNVVTSDRTLRDFGIDPTPAESVVGSYLQRFRKQGQFNKPAEAI; from the coding sequence ATGACACGTGACCTCGTTACGGTGATCGGCGGCTCCGGCTTCATCGGCCGGTACGTTGTCCGTCTCCTTGCCCAGCAGCATGTCCGCATCCGTGTGGCGGTGCGTCATCCCAATCAGGGCCTGTTCCTGAAGCCGATGGGCAGCGTTGGGCAGATCCAGCTCACCGCGGCCAATGTCCGGCATCCCGATTCCATCGCCCGCGCCGTCGATGGCGCCGGCGTGGTGATCAACCTGCCGGGCATCCTCTACGAATCCGGTCACCAGGATTTCGAATCGGTGCAGGCCGAGGGACCGGGCGTTGTCGCCCGCGCGGCGGCGGCGGCCGGCGTCGGCCGGCTGGTGCATGTCTCCGCCATCGGCGCCGATGCCGACTCCGAATCGGATTACGCACGCACCAAGGCGCAGGGCGAATACGCGCTCCGCGCCGCGTTTCCGTCGGCGACGATCCTGCGCCCCAGTATCGTCTTCGGGCCCGAGGACGACTTCTTCAACCGCTTTGCCGCGATGACCCGGATGCCCATGCCGCTGCCCCTGATCGGCGGCGGCAAGACCCGGTTCCAGCCGGTCTATGTCTGCGACGTGGCGCAGGCGATCGTGATCGCGGCCCTCGAAGGCAAGGGCCTGGGTGAAACCTTTGAACTGGGCGGCCCGCGCGTCTACAGCTTCCGGGAAATTCTCGAGCTGGTGTTGGCGCAGACGCACCGGGACAAGATGATGATGCCGCTGCCTTTCGGCCTCGCCAAGATCATCGGCGGGCTCTGCCAGACGCTCTTCGCGCTGTCGCCATGGAATCCGCCGCTCACCATCGACCAGGTCGAGTTGCTGAAACACGACAATGTGGTCACGTCGGACCGCACCCTGCGTGACTTCGGAATCGACCCCACGCCGGCTGAATCGGTTGTCGGTTCCTACCTCCAGCGCTTCCGCAAGCAGGGTCAGTTCAACAAGCCTGCAGAGGCAATCTGA
- a CDS encoding ribonuclease D — translation MTITLHRGDLPAGVGFGPSVAIDTETMGLRPGRDRLCLVQLSSGDGSAHLVQILPGTDAPNLKALLADPAVLKLFHFARFDLAALSGALGVMPAPVYCTKIASRLVRTYTDRHGLKELCRELMGVDLSKQQQSSDWGAPDFSDAQLAYAASDVLYLHELKRKLDVMLEREGRLALAQACFDFLPTRARLDLAGWPEEDIFAHS, via the coding sequence ATGACAATCACACTGCATCGCGGCGACCTGCCGGCGGGCGTTGGCTTCGGCCCCTCCGTGGCCATCGATACCGAGACCATGGGACTTCGCCCCGGCCGTGACCGGCTCTGCCTGGTGCAGCTGTCCTCGGGAGATGGCAGCGCCCACCTCGTGCAGATCCTGCCAGGCACGGATGCGCCCAACCTGAAGGCGCTGCTGGCCGATCCCGCGGTCCTCAAGCTTTTCCATTTTGCCCGCTTCGACCTCGCCGCCCTGAGCGGCGCGCTCGGCGTGATGCCGGCGCCGGTCTACTGTACGAAGATCGCCTCGAGGCTGGTGCGGACCTATACCGACCGTCATGGGCTGAAGGAGCTGTGCCGCGAGTTGATGGGCGTGGACCTGTCCAAGCAGCAGCAGAGCTCCGACTGGGGCGCGCCCGATTTCAGCGATGCGCAGCTCGCCTATGCCGCGTCCGACGTGCTGTACCTTCACGAGTTGAAGCGCAAGCTCGACGTGATGCTGGAGCGCGAGGGTCGACTGGCGCTTGCCCAGGCCTGTTTCGATTTCCTTCCCACCCGCGCCCGGCTCGATCTGGCCGGCTGGCCGGAAGAAGATATCTTCGCCCATTCCTAG
- the lptC gene encoding LPS export ABC transporter periplasmic protein LptC: MEPRYDLLVTREDRYNRYVRLMKRILPAGAAALLFGILILPAVRGTTSGFTLAFSELKESDDKARMVAPRFVGTDTQDRSFSISANSAYHDATNDETVILDTITADVKMKGDSWVALDAPVGTFRPKAEILDLTGQVNVFSDSGMEVHTPKMSLDLGKGMGTSNDAVHGQGPFGRFQAGGVDVDVKNENITLRDGVKMTVYPRAVD, translated from the coding sequence TTGGAGCCGCGCTACGACCTCCTCGTGACCCGAGAGGATCGATATAATCGCTACGTCCGGCTGATGAAGCGCATCCTGCCGGCGGGCGCGGCGGCGCTGCTGTTCGGTATCCTGATACTTCCTGCCGTGCGCGGCACGACGAGCGGTTTCACTCTGGCCTTTTCCGAGCTGAAGGAATCCGACGACAAAGCGCGCATGGTGGCGCCGCGCTTTGTCGGAACCGACACGCAAGACAGGTCGTTCTCGATCAGTGCCAATTCGGCCTATCACGACGCGACGAATGACGAGACAGTGATCCTCGATACCATAACGGCAGACGTCAAGATGAAGGGCGATTCCTGGGTCGCGCTCGATGCGCCGGTGGGAACGTTTCGGCCCAAGGCCGAGATTCTGGATTTGACCGGTCAAGTCAATGTATTCTCGGACTCTGGCATGGAGGTTCATACCCCCAAGATGTCGCTGGACCTTGGCAAAGGCATGGGCACCAGCAACGATGCGGTGCATGGTCAGGGGCCATTCGGCAGGTTCCAGGCCGGCGGCGTCGATGTCGATGTCAAGAACGAGAACATAACTTTGCGCGACGGGGTGAAGATGACCGTTTATCCCCGCGCGGTCGATTAA
- the rpoN gene encoding RNA polymerase factor sigma-54, producing the protein MTQQLQQAIKLLQLSNLDLVSFVEQQVESNPLLEFDYAAGDAPLAEAATGVDAATPSTPALDTPDAPIDSGYDNVFTNDDRDLGPAPVADDLLHASPASPWSGGREGGEGGGPLDDPSARLAVPTTLRGHLTDQLGMTLADGRQKMIGSYLIDLVDDSGYLRDSIAEVAERLGCALDDVERVLDILQQFDPPGVCARNLAECLALQLRDRNRFDPAMETLVENLEALAEGRIDWLKRQCGVSDEDFADMLVELRALDPKPGLAFDAVTADVVTPDVFVARRPDGSWGVELNADVLPRVLVNAHYYAEVRVASRSKHDRAYLSDCFSNASWLVKALDQRAKTILKVAAELVRRQEGFFLRGVAHLRPLNLKQVADAIGMHESTVSRVTAGKYLSCARGTFELKYFFTAAIAAAEGGESHSAEAVRHRIRELIDKESPNAILSDDRLVELLRDDDIDIARRTVAKYREAMHIPSSVRRRRLKAGR; encoded by the coding sequence ATGACGCAACAGTTGCAACAGGCCATCAAGCTGCTGCAACTCTCGAACCTGGACCTTGTCTCCTTCGTGGAGCAACAGGTCGAGTCCAATCCTCTGCTCGAATTCGATTACGCGGCCGGCGATGCACCTCTCGCGGAAGCCGCGACCGGTGTCGATGCGGCGACGCCCAGCACGCCCGCGCTGGATACGCCGGATGCGCCGATCGACAGCGGCTACGATAATGTCTTCACCAATGACGATCGGGACCTGGGGCCTGCGCCGGTCGCCGACGATCTCCTGCATGCCTCACCCGCCAGTCCCTGGAGCGGCGGCCGTGAGGGCGGCGAGGGTGGCGGCCCGTTGGATGACCCATCGGCGCGCCTGGCCGTTCCAACGACCCTGCGCGGACATCTGACTGACCAGCTTGGCATGACGTTGGCCGATGGGCGCCAGAAGATGATCGGGAGCTACCTCATCGATCTGGTCGATGACAGTGGCTATCTGCGCGATTCCATTGCGGAGGTGGCCGAACGGCTCGGCTGCGCGCTGGACGATGTCGAGCGTGTTCTCGACATCCTGCAGCAGTTCGACCCGCCCGGCGTATGCGCGCGCAACCTCGCGGAGTGCCTCGCTCTCCAGCTGCGGGACCGGAACCGGTTTGATCCGGCCATGGAAACATTGGTCGAGAATCTCGAAGCCCTCGCGGAGGGCCGTATCGACTGGCTCAAGCGGCAGTGCGGCGTCAGCGACGAGGATTTCGCCGACATGCTGGTGGAGCTGCGGGCACTGGATCCAAAGCCCGGCCTGGCCTTCGACGCGGTCACCGCCGACGTGGTCACGCCTGACGTCTTCGTCGCCCGCAGGCCGGACGGGTCATGGGGCGTGGAACTCAACGCGGATGTGCTGCCCCGTGTGCTGGTCAATGCGCATTATTATGCCGAGGTGCGGGTCGCCAGCCGGTCCAAGCACGACCGCGCCTATCTGTCCGACTGCTTCAGCAATGCCAGCTGGCTGGTCAAGGCGCTGGACCAGCGTGCGAAGACGATCCTCAAGGTGGCCGCCGAACTGGTCCGCCGCCAGGAGGGGTTCTTCCTGCGCGGCGTCGCTCATCTGCGCCCCCTCAACTTGAAGCAGGTCGCCGATGCCATCGGCATGCATGAAAGCACCGTCAGCCGTGTCACGGCCGGCAAATATCTGTCTTGCGCGCGCGGAACCTTCGAGTTGAAGTATTTCTTCACGGCGGCGATCGCGGCGGCCGAAGGGGGCGAGTCCCATTCCGCCGAAGCAGTCCGCCACCGGATCCGGGAGTTGATCGACAAGGAGTCGCCGAACGCCATATTGTCCGATGACAGGCTCGTGGAGCTGCTCCGGGACGATGATATTGATATCGCGCGTCGCACGGTCGCAAAGTACCGGGAGGCGATGCATATTCCGTCATCGGTGCGAAGACGGCGGCTGAAAGCAGGGCGGTAG
- a CDS encoding SDR family oxidoreductase, with protein sequence MKRLFVFGLGYTARIVGRQLRADGWKVAGTCRSPDTKAALEAQGFEAFLFDGSAPLENPERALEGTTHLLASIPPDESGDPALRHHAREIASITRLAWAGYLSTTGVYGDKDGAWVDEATPRSPSTARGRRRAEAEMGWMSLYEMGRVPVHLFRLPGIYGPGRSAIEAVTAGRTRRVFKEGQVFSRIHVDDLATALIASMVQPRPGAIYNICDDEPAPPQEVTAFACELLGLPVEPLTPLDQADLSPMARSFYEESKRVRNDRMKHELGVTLRYPTYRDGLSAIARTL encoded by the coding sequence ATGAAGCGACTCTTCGTCTTCGGACTGGGTTACACCGCCAGGATCGTGGGCCGTCAATTGCGGGCCGATGGCTGGAAAGTGGCCGGCACCTGCCGGTCGCCGGACACGAAGGCGGCGCTCGAAGCGCAGGGCTTCGAGGCCTTCCTGTTCGACGGCTCGGCCCCGCTCGAAAATCCCGAGCGCGCCCTCGAAGGCACCACCCATCTGCTGGCGTCCATTCCTCCCGACGAATCCGGCGATCCGGCGCTCCGGCATCATGCCCGCGAAATCGCCTCGATCACGCGCCTCGCCTGGGCCGGCTACCTGTCGACCACCGGGGTCTATGGCGACAAGGATGGCGCGTGGGTGGACGAGGCGACGCCGCGATCGCCCTCCACGGCGCGGGGCCGGCGCCGGGCGGAAGCCGAAATGGGCTGGATGAGCCTTTACGAGATGGGTCGCGTCCCCGTGCATCTGTTCCGCCTGCCCGGCATCTATGGACCGGGCCGCAGCGCCATCGAGGCTGTCACCGCCGGGCGGACACGGCGCGTCTTCAAGGAAGGGCAGGTCTTCTCGCGCATTCACGTGGACGACCTGGCGACCGCGCTGATCGCCTCCATGGTCCAGCCCCGCCCCGGCGCCATCTACAACATCTGCGATGACGAGCCCGCGCCGCCGCAGGAGGTCACGGCTTTCGCCTGCGAGCTGCTGGGCCTGCCCGTCGAGCCGCTCACGCCGCTGGATCAGGCCGACCTCAGCCCCATGGCGCGCAGCTTTTACGAGGAGAGCAAGCGGGTGCGGAACGACAGGATGAAACACGAGCTGGGCGTGACGCTGCGCTATCCCACCTATCGCGATGGCCTGAGCGCCATCGCCCGAACCCTCTAA
- the queG gene encoding tRNA epoxyqueuosine(34) reductase QueG has translation MEEGFDAVAFTLPASIPEFPARLRSFLDQGRHGDMGWLAEKADRRGDPRTLWPEVRSIIVTAINYGPQDDPMARLAHTDRGVISVYARNRDYHDVIKKRLKRVGRWLHQSHGAAIKVFVDTAPVPEKPLAQAAGLGWQGKHTNLVSRGFGSWLFLGAIYTDADLPADAPETDHCGQCRNCLDACPTQAFPAPYQLDARRCLSYLTIEFGGHIPLEFRAPMANRIYGCDDCLAVCPWNKFARDAAETAFHPRAELTSPRLTDLAALDDAGFRAFFSGSPIKRIGRDRFVRNVLIALGNSRDGKAVGIVESLLDDTSPLVRAMAAWALRELAPARFSAARTGRLALETDPAVQAEWSPSPRPAAAPAPR, from the coding sequence ATGGAAGAGGGCTTCGACGCCGTCGCCTTCACCCTGCCCGCGAGCATTCCGGAGTTTCCCGCCCGGTTGCGGTCTTTTCTCGACCAGGGCCGCCACGGCGACATGGGCTGGCTGGCCGAAAAGGCCGACCGGCGCGGCGATCCCCGGACCTTGTGGCCGGAGGTACGCAGCATCATCGTCACCGCCATCAACTACGGCCCGCAGGACGACCCGATGGCGCGGCTGGCGCATACGGACCGTGGCGTCATCTCCGTCTATGCGCGCAACCGAGACTATCACGATGTTATCAAGAAGCGCCTCAAGCGGGTGGGCCGCTGGCTTCACCAGTCGCACGGCGCCGCCATCAAGGTGTTCGTCGATACCGCCCCGGTGCCGGAAAAGCCGCTGGCCCAGGCGGCGGGGCTGGGCTGGCAGGGCAAGCACACCAACCTCGTCTCGCGCGGCTTCGGGTCATGGCTCTTCCTCGGCGCGATCTATACGGATGCGGACCTGCCTGCCGATGCGCCCGAGACCGATCATTGCGGCCAGTGCCGCAATTGCCTCGACGCCTGCCCGACGCAGGCCTTTCCCGCGCCCTATCAGCTGGACGCGCGCCGCTGCCTGTCCTACCTCACCATCGAATTCGGCGGGCACATCCCGCTGGAATTCCGCGCGCCCATGGCGAACCGCATCTATGGCTGCGATGACTGCCTGGCGGTCTGCCCGTGGAACAAGTTCGCGCGGGACGCCGCCGAGACCGCGTTCCATCCGCGCGCGGAATTGACGTCGCCCCGGCTGACGGATCTCGCCGCGCTGGACGATGCCGGCTTTCGGGCATTCTTCTCGGGATCGCCGATCAAACGGATCGGCCGTGACCGGTTTGTCCGCAACGTGCTGATCGCCTTGGGCAACAGCCGCGACGGCAAGGCGGTCGGCATCGTCGAGAGCCTGCTGGACGACACGTCGCCGCTGGTGCGGGCGATGGCCGCCTGGGCGCTCAGGGAGCTGGCGCCGGCGCGGTTTTCGGCGGCGCGGACCGGGCGGCTGGCGCTGGAGACGGACCCGGCGGTCCAGGCGGAGTGGTCGCCTTCGCCTCGGCCTGCTGCTGCGCCCGCGCCGCGCTGA
- a CDS encoding LptA/OstA family protein translates to MPSKKKSLCLGLALALMVAPAAMAAQNGFSNHDAKDPIQFSADRLEVKKEGQVASFIGKVEAVQGDMTLLGDEVRVYYQDNPAGAGQAKSGLTGSVTRLDSRGNVRITSRGDTAEGDWAVYDIGRQLVTMGGRVVLRQGDSVVRGSRLEINLDSGKARFQGLPDLAGEQRVRGEFTPATGNKPATTPKQDR, encoded by the coding sequence ATGCCCAGCAAGAAAAAAAGCCTCTGTCTCGGACTTGCCCTCGCCTTGATGGTCGCGCCGGCGGCCATGGCCGCGCAAAACGGCTTCAGCAACCACGACGCGAAGGATCCGATCCAGTTCTCCGCCGACCGGCTGGAGGTGAAGAAGGAAGGCCAGGTGGCCAGCTTCATCGGCAAGGTCGAGGCCGTGCAGGGGGACATGACCCTGCTGGGCGACGAGGTGAGGGTCTATTATCAGGACAATCCGGCCGGCGCAGGGCAGGCGAAGAGCGGACTGACCGGCTCCGTCACCCGCCTCGACAGCCGGGGCAACGTGCGGATCACCTCCCGCGGCGACACCGCCGAGGGCGATTGGGCCGTTTACGACATCGGCCGCCAGTTGGTGACCATGGGCGGAAGAGTCGTGCTGCGGCAGGGCGACAGCGTGGTCCGGGGCAGCCGGCTCGAGATCAATCTGGATTCCGGCAAGGCCAGGTTCCAGGGTCTCCCCGATCTGGCGGGCGAACAGCGCGTCCGGGGCGAGTTCACGCCCGCGACCGGCAACAAGCCGGCAACTACCCCGAAGCAGGACAGGTAA
- a CDS encoding alpha/beta hydrolase, translating into MIFLPGFKSDMTGTKATALRDWCLRRGRAFTRFDYSGHGQSEGNFEDGTVGRWASDAIAVLDQVTQGPQILVGSSMGGWMALLVARARPARIAALVGIAAAPDFTEDLMWASYGEDVREILRRDGVYYEPSDYGEPYAISMRLIEEARDHLVLRAPLELPFPVRLIQGMRDPDVPWRTALRLAEHVSGDDVEVILVKGGDHRLSEPADIARLEAVLDALPGG; encoded by the coding sequence GTGATCTTCCTGCCCGGCTTCAAGTCCGACATGACCGGCACCAAGGCGACCGCGTTGCGGGACTGGTGCCTGCGACGGGGCCGGGCGTTTACCCGTTTCGATTATTCCGGTCACGGCCAGTCGGAAGGCAATTTCGAGGATGGCACCGTCGGCCGCTGGGCAAGCGATGCCATCGCCGTGCTGGATCAGGTCACTCAGGGGCCGCAGATTCTCGTCGGCTCCAGCATGGGCGGCTGGATGGCGCTGCTGGTGGCCCGAGCGCGGCCGGCGCGAATCGCGGCGCTGGTCGGCATCGCCGCCGCGCCGGACTTCACCGAGGATCTGATGTGGGCCTCCTATGGCGAGGACGTGCGCGAGATCCTGCGGCGCGACGGCGTCTACTACGAGCCTTCCGACTACGGCGAGCCCTATGCCATCAGCATGCGGCTGATCGAGGAGGCCAGGGACCATCTCGTGCTGCGCGCCCCGCTCGAGCTGCCGTTCCCGGTCCGCCTGATCCAGGGCATGCGGGATCCGGACGTGCCGTGGCGCACCGCCTTGCGGCTGGCCGAGCATGTGTCCGGCGACGACGTGGAGGTGATCCTTGTCAAAGGCGGCGATCACCGCCTCTCCGAGCCAGCCGACATCGCCCGGCTGGAAGCCGTGCTGGACGCGCTGCCCGGAGGCTGA
- the lptB gene encoding LPS export ABC transporter ATP-binding protein, with translation MKDDGQAPPPVDPARQREGLFAVGIGKSFKGRPVLKGISLDVHRGEVVGLLGPNGAGKTTCFYAIVGLIRPDSGQIVLDGLDVTTLPMYRRSRLGIGYLPQEASIFRGMSVENNIMAVLELVEPDRETRGQMLENLLEEFGITRLRHSPALSLSGGERRRVEIARALAGKPSIILLDEPFAGIDPIAIGDIRDLVAHLKDRGIGVLITDHNVRETFDIIDRAYIIYDGNVLMSGTPDEIVANEDVRRVYLGERFIR, from the coding sequence GTGAAGGATGACGGGCAGGCGCCGCCGCCGGTCGATCCGGCGCGGCAGCGCGAAGGGCTGTTCGCGGTTGGGATCGGCAAGAGTTTCAAGGGGCGCCCCGTGCTCAAGGGCATCAGCCTCGACGTGCACCGCGGCGAAGTCGTCGGCTTGCTCGGCCCGAACGGCGCCGGCAAGACCACTTGCTTTTATGCCATTGTCGGATTGATCCGGCCCGATTCAGGGCAGATCGTTCTGGATGGCCTCGACGTCACCACGCTGCCCATGTACCGGCGCTCGCGTCTGGGGATCGGCTATCTGCCGCAGGAAGCCTCGATCTTTCGCGGCATGTCGGTCGAGAACAACATCATGGCCGTGCTGGAGCTGGTCGAACCGGATCGCGAAACGCGCGGCCAGATGCTTGAGAACCTGCTTGAGGAATTCGGCATCACCCGGCTGCGCCATTCACCGGCGCTGTCCCTGTCGGGCGGCGAGCGACGCCGCGTCGAAATCGCCCGCGCCCTGGCCGGCAAGCCCAGTATCATCCTGCTCGACGAGCCGTTCGCCGGCATCGATCCCATTGCCATCGGCGACATCCGCGATCTGGTCGCGCATCTCAAGGACCGCGGAATCGGCGTGCTCATCACCGATCACAACGTGCGGGAAACCTTCGACATCATCGACCGGGCGTATATTATCTATGACGGCAATGTGCTGATGAGCGGTACGCCCGACGAAATCGTGGCCAACGAGGATGTCCGCCGGGTGTATCTGGGAGAGAGATTTATCCGGTAA